One window of Globicephala melas chromosome 2, mGloMel1.2, whole genome shotgun sequence genomic DNA carries:
- the B2M gene encoding beta-2-microglobulin, protein MAPFVTLVLLGLLSLSGLDAVQRPPKVQVYSRHPAENGKPNYLNCYVSGFHPPQIEIDLLKNGEKMEVEQSDLSFSKDWSFYLLVHAEFTPNAVDEYSCRVKHVTLREPQIVKWDRDQ, encoded by the exons ATGGCTCCTTTCGTGACCTTGGTCCTGCTGGGGCTTCTCTCGCTGTCTGGCCTGGACGCCGTCCAGC GTCCTCCGAAGGTTCAGGTTTACTCACGACACCCCGCAGAGAATGGAAAACCAAATTACCTGAACTGCTATGTGTCTGGGTTCCATCCACCCCAGATTGAGATTGATTTGCTGAAGAATGGGGAGAAGATGGAGGTGGAGCAATCAGACCTGTCTTTCAGCAAGGACTGGTCTTTCTACCTTCTGGTCCACGCTGAGTTCACTCCCAACGCAGTGGATGAGTACAGCTGCCGCGTGAAACACGTTACTCTCAGAGAGCCCCAGATAGTTAAGTGGG atcGAGACCAGTAA